The genomic stretch CTCAACTCTATAATTTAATCTCCGTGGATAGGTCAGGATTCTCGAAAGTCTGTAGATCTTGTCAGGAAGAAAATCATTGGAGATCCACTTTAATTGATACAGACCGAGGCCCTCAAGCTCAAGCATCCAAACAAGTATCGGATACAGGTCGCCCCTTTGATGGACAATTAGCGATGCTTCTAGACAGGATCGCTTTTGAAATCGTTAAACTAAAAAGGATAGAAATTGAAAGGCTTCTGTCTAATAAAAATTCTTCAAAAATCGAGGTAGTCGAAATTCCGCTTTTGATTGAAGAGAATTCATTTAATTTTCGTTACGAACTCGCGGAGCTAAAGAAGCTTTCAAAGAAGAAAAAAGACCAACTAAAGAAATCTGTCGAAGAGTTTGACACAAAACTAAACTCAAAGCAGGAAAGAATCAAAGCAGCTTCTCGGGAACTTTGCCCATATACTGGTAAGAAAATTTCAAAAGGCGAAATAGATCATATCTTGCCTCGTTCCTGGACTCAAAAACAATTCGGAACAGCTTTAAATGCAGAGGCAAATTTGATTTATGCTTCCCGAGAAGGAAACCAGTCCAAAGGCAATCGGGAATATGGCCTCAACGATTTGGACGAAAAATATTTAAACATAATATTTGGAACCAAAGAAGTTGATTCAATCCAAAGAAATATATCAGATACGATTGATCGCCTGGATATAGAAAGAGGCACCACTAGAATTGTATTTGATAGATTGGCTCCAAATGAGCGGGACTGCCTACGCCATGCTCTTTTTATAAAATCTCTACGACCCAAAGTTTTCGAGCTTTTGTCCGGCCAATTAAAAGCTCGAGTAAATGGGACCCAATTGTATTTAGCTAAAAGGATCCGTAGTTTGCTCCTCAAAAATCAGGATTTTATTACCAAATCCTTGATAATCAAGGTTCCTTCTTTCTCTTTTTATGAACCTAGAACGGTTGACCTTCCATATATGCGAAAAGAACTTGCTGAAAAATTTCCGAATCTTGGTAAGCAGAACCCTCAACCAACAGGAAGTCATATTATAGATGCAGCTATGGTGATGGCTTACGCAGTCGAAACAGATTCTGGGAATTTATCATTTGGTTCAAAAGATAAATCCGAAGGATTTGATTCCGAATCCTTATCTAGATTTTTACCGAGTAATATTCAATTTTTGTCTATCAAATCGAAAGACAAAACCGATTCAAAATATCCATACAAGAAACCACTTTTTAAAGACGGAGTCTTTGGGGAAAGATTTCTCCCTATACTTATTGCTGAGAAAGGCCTACGGGTTGGTTATACGCTAGAAAATTCTCTCGAAGTCAATTCTGAAAATCCAGAGGAATTTTTTAACGTGCTAAAGCCGTATCTGCTATTTAAAAGAAAGCCGATCGAGAGTAACTATCAAACACTTGTTGCTTTTGCCCAAAAAGATAAAAGAGGTTATATAGTATTACCAGTAAACAAACCAAAGGCATTAGAATCAATTTCGCAAAGAAAAAGTGATCCGCATACTTCCATACTAAAGAACATTTTATATACAGTTTCTCGAGAATCCATCCCTAGTCTAATTTTTGATAAGAATACTTTAATTCCAGAAATTAAATCCAACAAAGTAAATTGGGGAGATAAGTTAGAAAAGAAATTCAGAATCAAAATAGAAATTAAACTATACGGTAAGAAAATAGCTGATGGTTTCATCCGATATCCAGGGAAGACGGAATGGGAAAAGTTACTCTTAACAGAACCGCTGAAAGGATTAGTCAAAAACAAAACTCTTACACCAAAGTGGTTTGACAGTTTGGAAAACTTAGCCGGATTAGATGATCATTTTAAAGATACAAGTAATCCTGAAGCAAAACACAAACGAAAAAGCAATCACTACGCTCTCCCCGTCCCCAAAGGACCTTCAGGCGGCTTCCGAATCCGAAGAAATTCCTTTGATGGATACAAAGTTTATCAACTATATTCCGTAGATGGAAATTCTTTTCACGCTTTCAAGATTGAAAATGGATGGACTGGGAAAACCTTGCTTTTGGATATATATCAGAATAGCGGCAACTTACATTCTCTTGATTACGATTACGAAAATACCGATATTTCCCAAACTGCTCTCTTTTCCAAATTTTATAAAATAGAATTCTCAAAAGAGGAAACACAAAAGATAAACTCGAAAGGAATAAAGTCACTTTATGTGGCCCCAGGCAGCTCCTCAAGACAGTATATTAGAGTGATATTTGATAAACAAACATTCAGCAAATTTATTAAATTCCAATCAAAATTTTGGGAATTTGACTTAATCACTCCTCTACCCAAAGACAAAGCCAAAGATCTAATAGAAAGCATATTAAAAATTTTCCCAGAAGACTTACGGCCTAAAAAGCCACGAAATGATATTCACATACAGAACATTAGTCATGATTCTGTGCAGGTTGAATACATTGCGGATGGAAAAACCCAAGGATTCGGACAATATTTTATCAACCAAAACTAAAGACTGCCAGCGTAGGACCGATAATTGTAATGGTGTCTAACGCTATACTTGGTTACTTCTATGGTAAAACATGTTGCGATACAATCCTATGGCTCTAGTGTTTCAATCTCAGGAGCAAGGCTTTTCGTTTCTATTAAAGGCGAACAAGAATTTGAAATTCCCTTAAACCGCTTAAAAAGCCTAAA from Leptospira inadai serovar Lyme str. 10 encodes the following:
- a CDS encoding HNH endonuclease domain-containing protein, which translates into the protein MSAYDRSANLDPWSLRLQGKAKKEIKTTESLSKTDLQKASDAYEKIKEILSESDTDQFIKLANRYYLEVADIKKGMWLPTAPERKHKEIPKSIAHEENQDISLFHKCNTKTGSKKKNLSSLVGNVLNVKFSQDAFQNFLILWTEKFDGRSSLNSLAKSIEEIRSIQNEFVVEYSILLKKIKKGEIDKKNDVYKVYQNTIKSSERLEQVLKERLGFQNVSKSYFNNPYSIAQLYNLISVDRSGFSKVCRSCQEENHWRSTLIDTDRGPQAQASKQVSDTGRPFDGQLAMLLDRIAFEIVKLKRIEIERLLSNKNSSKIEVVEIPLLIEENSFNFRYELAELKKLSKKKKDQLKKSVEEFDTKLNSKQERIKAASRELCPYTGKKISKGEIDHILPRSWTQKQFGTALNAEANLIYASREGNQSKGNREYGLNDLDEKYLNIIFGTKEVDSIQRNISDTIDRLDIERGTTRIVFDRLAPNERDCLRHALFIKSLRPKVFELLSGQLKARVNGTQLYLAKRIRSLLLKNQDFITKSLIIKVPSFSFYEPRTVDLPYMRKELAEKFPNLGKQNPQPTGSHIIDAAMVMAYAVETDSGNLSFGSKDKSEGFDSESLSRFLPSNIQFLSIKSKDKTDSKYPYKKPLFKDGVFGERFLPILIAEKGLRVGYTLENSLEVNSENPEEFFNVLKPYLLFKRKPIESNYQTLVAFAQKDKRGYIVLPVNKPKALESISQRKSDPHTSILKNILYTVSRESIPSLIFDKNTLIPEIKSNKVNWGDKLEKKFRIKIEIKLYGKKIADGFIRYPGKTEWEKLLLTEPLKGLVKNKTLTPKWFDSLENLAGLDDHFKDTSNPEAKHKRKSNHYALPVPKGPSGGFRIRRNSFDGYKVYQLYSVDGNSFHAFKIENGWTGKTLLLDIYQNSGNLHSLDYDYENTDISQTALFSKFYKIEFSKEETQKINSKGIKSLYVAPGSSSRQYIRVIFDKQTFSKFIKFQSKFWEFDLITPLPKDKAKDLIESILKIFPEDLRPKKPRNDIHIQNISHDSVQVEYIADGKTQGFGQYFINQN
- a CDS encoding CRISPR-associated endonuclease Cas1, which gives rise to MVKHVAIQSYGSSVSISGARLFVSIKGEQEFEIPLNRLKSLKVSGRGAIISSNAISECSKR